From the bacterium genome, one window contains:
- a CDS encoding Hsp20/alpha crystallin family protein: MSEDDVKFVKVIRQDLGRLFQDLGQLAHPSYHLNDQAAWQPYADVYETEQEFVIKLELAGVAKGDIAITLINDSLCIRGLRRELAHGDGKRWYHKMEIIQGQFEKMVSLPQGIASDQIKSSFSNGILDIRLPKDIKRTVEVPVE, from the coding sequence ATGTCCGAAGACGATGTAAAATTTGTCAAGGTCATCCGGCAGGATCTGGGCAGGCTCTTTCAGGACCTGGGCCAGCTGGCCCATCCCTCGTACCACCTGAACGACCAGGCGGCTTGGCAGCCCTATGCCGACGTCTACGAGACCGAGCAGGAGTTCGTGATCAAGCTGGAGCTGGCCGGGGTGGCCAAAGGCGACATCGCCATCACTTTGATCAACGACAGCCTCTGCATCCGGGGCTTGCGTCGGGAGCTGGCCCACGGGGACGGAAAAAGGTGGTACCACAAGATGGAGATCATCCAGGGCCAGTTCGAGAAGATGGTGTCCCTGCCCCAGGGGATCGCATCCGACCAGATCAAATCCAGTTTCAGCAACGGGATCCTGGACATCAGACTGCCCAAGGACATCAAGCGGACGGTGGAGGTCCCGGTGGAGTAA